The segment TCATCCTCGTGTATTTGCCAAAATTGCGACAGCTGGGTGATAGAATTGAATGGACTTCATTAGACGATGATGATTATTCCCTTCACTAATCACTTAGGTTAGCAGTTCCAAAACATGGCATTGCATGCGTTAGTTGCCTGGGTGACTTGGGTGTGTTTTAAAGCAGCTCAGCGGTTGAAGTTGAAGGTACTGGGTTTCAGCTTAGCTAAATTGAAGAAATACCAAGAATGTCTAGACAGTCTAAGCAATTGTCAAACTTGTTCTTTGTCCAATAGAACTCtgttaaaaaaattacagtTTCAAGGATTTAGCAGAATTCTgttagtaaaattaaaaattcaagtatGTTATAGGAGATTGAGTACTTAATAACTTTGTAAGGAACAAGGAGCAAGAAAAGAGGTGGTCAATccataaagaaagaaaaaagaagttgaTTAATCAAAGGTTAAACTGATTATTATGCCTGTGTCATAAAGATGCAGTCTTTAGGCATTACGATGCTAAATAAAAGAACCTTCAATCATACTTCTCTGTTTGGGATTGCTCCTGTCCAGTTTTGAGTCTTAAATCTGGGGTTAAGTAGCTGTAACAATGATATTATTGCATGAGAATGTAGCCAGTTCTGTGATTTTTGGATACGAAGAAGGTTTCAGATGAAAACCAGAAAAACTAACGCATCAACTATGAAAATCATGGGATAAAAGGTCTTAGTAATCTCTCCTTTTGATATCAACAATTATTGTTGTTGAATGTATTAGGGCGAAGAAGCAGGGGACTATGGAGTGTTGTAACGTATGCCTATGGCgttctttaataattttttaatgagaAGAAAATGTGTGTATTTCATCTTGTTGACAACTCGCATTCTGGCAATTGGTTTGCAGATTGCATTGGTTCTGCCTTTAACATCAAGGGGCAAATGCAGTGTCCCAACTGTCGGAAAATTGAGAAGGGTCAATGGCTATATGCAAGTGGTTGCCGTCCCCTACCAGATTTCAACATGGAAGATTGGGCCCATGATGAAGACCTATATGATCTGAGCTACACTGAAATGGTAAATATGAGTCATCTCTTACCTACTGTTCAGTAACTTAGACAATCTaactcataaaaatatattaagagtTCTGATCTATCTGGTTTTTATGCGGGATTCACTGGATGTTCgtgttcctttttcttttccctGATAAGGAACATTAGGGACATTCCTTTATCCGGACATCATAAGTTTCTTGTGGATTTTGAATGACGTGGTTCTCCTACTGGGAACTGATTGAAGATTATTATTGAAGAAGTAGATAGACATGCCTCATCTGACCCATAATTGCCTTTTCTTATGTTCTTGTGCATATACTTTGTCTGTTTTGGATTGCATAACTGCTTCAGTCATGGTAGCTGTATCCAGTCACCCAAACCCGTACTGTTGGttcattattttcttgttaACAATAAATGAAGTTCTTTGAGCGTAGAACTGTTGATTTGGTATTGCAAGAAATCTAAACAatccaagaaaaatatttttgatatatgagTTTGCATTCGCTGACTTTGACAATTTAGGCTTATataaacattattattaatacaaatGGCCTGTTAAAGTGTTCTCATGGGGTCCTTTTTTAAGATGTCCTGTCTGAAGTATTTGTTTGTGTTAATTTTTTGAGATTTGTGTCTTAGATATGTGATTTGCCTGCACATCTTGTCGGCCTGGGTTTGTCTTCACAATTTCCATGAAGCAATTAGGATAAATCCATAGCACGGGATATTCTGATCTTTCACatttttaagaaagtcatctACAACAACTTATTGAAAGTCCAAATGTACACTGCATTTCTGAATAATTTGCCTAAAGAATTGCATCAGGTTACGAGGTTTGTTAGACCACATAAGTTTTAGGATTTGTCGACAAAGGGGCTCCATATTTTTGTCCATCATAATTGCTGATTCTATCTTATCATGAACATCCACTTGAGAACACATTGCCTGTTAGTGTGGTAACTGTGTTAAATGCATAGCAACTGCGACATATGCACTGGCTGCTAGAAAGTTGGATGTGGGGACTTCCCGTTTTTGAATGTAGTTGTCAATTATTTTTAGGAGCAAGAAACTACTGCAAATGGCGTGTGTGAAGTTCCATTTCTCCTGTGCTTCTACAAAAAAAGAATCTCAATTTCTCCCAGGTCCTGTCAATTGCAATAGAgaacattaaaaagaaaattcctGTTCGGCTCATGAACATTTGTTATTGCATTAATATTGCCTAAATGTAGCTTTCGCTTTTCTGTTGGCGTCCTTTTCTTTTGTGATCTGCTGATTGTTGATTGCATTTGTTTTCAAgccaaatataaattttacttaCTGAATACTTTATTTCCTGTGCGTGGTTTTGCAGTCATTTGGAGTTCACTGGTGTCCGTTTAGTGGATTGACTCGACTACCAGCATCTTTTGAGTAAGAACGATATActctgaatttttcttttttactttgcCTTCTTTGGGCCGAGCATATCAGTTTTACTTTTTGGGTTGAGATTGATAGTCTTTTTAACCCTCTTGTGGTTTTGTTACTGATAAGGCTGCCTCATTAGGGGAGCTTGTAATCTTGAACTGTCcctacaacaacatacccaatgtgTTCCCACAAGTGGGGCAATTTTGAAATGTCACTGTTCTGCTTATATAGTCTTTGAAAGAGAATACTGATATCCTTTATGTGATTTGTTTGGATTTCTGTTAGACTTGTTAATGGAGAAGGTCAATTACCCTTGTCATAAAATATTGAGGTAGATTTGGCCATTTGGTGGAAAAAGATATACTTGGAAGAAATGCGTTGGTGTGTGTGTATACAGATGAGATACTGGCGATATCATGAAATAGTTCATCAGTTCCCCTTACATAGTTGAAGGGAAAATACATTTGCTTTCTTGCTTCTGTACATAAGCACTATGCAAGTGCTGTCTTATTTACCTTGTGAAGAGAGATAAAGAGAGAGGATACTgttttcatatacatatatataacgACATGTCAATGAAATTTGCTTCTCCaaaaaaaaggtataaaaaCAAAGTTGCTTCTCCCCATCTTGCTAAATATATTACCAGCAGAAGGATAGCAGGTCTGGTAGTGTCCTCTGGGGTTGGGGGTAAGACCAGGATGATTTTTTACCTAATAAGAACTGAGAGCCACATATTTTCTTTACcttttgaattttgagttgAGTTTGAATTCATCTCTTTCTATGCTATATTGAGGCTGAGTTTTGAGTTAAGTTTGACTACATTGTGTGAGGTGGAAGTAGTTCATTCATAGAGCATTTTACATCTTCCTAGATCTGAACACAGGCCTATTTAGCTAGTTTGAGTTCAGGATGTTGATGGGTTTGCTGTTGGACTAATTGCCTCAAGCATCCAAGTCGCTCACTGTTTGCAGAGGCCTTGAAGTATGATATGCCTTTAGGTTGTTGCTTTCTTTTTTGATGAGCAAAGAGTTGAGattatcatttctttttttgcCTCATGTGATTCTAGCAAATTTTACGTGAGTCAGGATAAGGAATATAAGTTATTAGATTTCAGCATCAATTCAAGTGGATCAAGCTTCTACGCTGACCATTCAAAAGGCCTATatacaacatacccagtgtaatcctACAAATGGGGTCTGATGTTAGTGCATGatttaagagaaaaagaagattgaagtcttttaattttctcaataaaataagtaaaaaattctcaaaaaaagaTTGAAGTCTCTTAACTATTAGTTAGCATATCAGAGTGAACAAAGTAGGCACTGATGATGTTCTGCTCTTTCACTGAGTTGTTCCCATAACTCTGCAGTTGGCACATTTCTATAGATTGTTGTCCCTAGAATTGGCTGCAATCTGTCTCTAGACTGAAGCTTGGAATTGTACCTCCATAATATTCCCTTAAAGGAGGATTCACCTTGGACCTTTGAGGCTTATATACCACTGCTACAAGCTCCTTGGCCAATGTGTTTTGTACTTCCACTATTAGAACTGTTTCATTTGGACAATTACTGTTATTAGGGTTTGCAATTGGTTGATCGACATGCATTGAAGCTTTTCTTAGATGGGCTTGTGTAACATTCCCCTCGGTTTTGATGATGTTTTCGACACCATTGTActtgtaatattattttatacaactGCTTGCGGATTCCAAATTGAATTGATTTAGTAATCAAATTTGAACTTTGATGTGATGATTACTCTTATCAAGCTACTTgtgttaatttaatttcttcattaatGTTCTTTCGGCTACCACTTGTACTTACATCATGAACATGTGAAATCAACATTTTTAAGTCTTTCTGCCGTATCACATGGGTTGGAGAGTATACATAGGATAATATTCCATGTGACATTAGAGTTCAACTGCGGATGCTTATACTTCCTGTTCTATGCCTGCTTGCCAATCGGTGAGCAAACTTTATGTGCCTGCCCTTGAGTTCCCTTTTATTTACACAGAAGAAAATAAAGGGTAGCTATGAGCTAATGATGAGAATAATTCCTCAACTTTCTTGCTGTTGATGGAGTAAGGTTTTTCTCCCCTCTTTTCTTGCTTTCACTGTGCTGTAGATTTTGCTTGTTGTGTCATGCCTAGGCCCCCTTTGCTtctcttcatttattttctagTAATATATAATTCATCTGACCACTGCATTTCACTTGCCTACAGCGAAGGGGAGCTTTCATCTAGTGCATGTAAGATTTCTGACTCTCTGTCTTGCTGTGTAGTACCTCTTTTTTGTCAAGCTTCAATAATGAGAGAGTTTCTGTTACTTCTTCTGTAGATCATGATCTTCTTGGTCAGCATGCTATATTTGCTGATCACACAGCTGTATCATCTGCTGCTCATCCATGCCCGTATATTGCCTATGTTGGAATTCACCCATCATCCTCAAATTCGAGTGGAAGTATCAATGATGGTCCTAATTTCAACAATCACTGGACTAGTCCATCTGTTCCCAACGAGATACCTGCTTCTTATGCTTTCCCAGGAATGGATGTGCATTATCATAGTTGGGATCATCATTCTTCTTTCCCTATGGCAAGCAGTCGTGTTGGTACTGCTGATCAGTCCTCGGTTCCCTCTGTTACTCAGAGAGTTGCCAGGACCAATGCTGATATCCCAAGACCAGGATCTTTTGTCCCTCCATTCCTTGTTGGTCACGGGTATGATATGTGTAATCGAAGGCAAAAAATTTGTTTCtgattaaataattatcaaattcTGATAAATATGGGTTCTAGTTTGTAcctcacaaaaaaaaagttcctCCTACATTCCTTTACCTTTTTATTCTGTTTGGATGAGAGGATACGTGAAGGAATGAGGGCTTTAAAGTACAGGGCCTAAAATGTAAGAAGAAGACTGGGTATATAGAGTTTGAaggaaatattgaaaaaaaacttcgagtttttttttagaatttaatttACTCCTGCTTTAAGATAACTTGAATCAAGTCATTATGTGGTGCTACTTTTGGAAAATCCAAAGCGATCAAAGTTTGTTTGTTAACTGTTGTTTTTGCCTTCTATATGTTTTCCTCAACTACTTGGGAGTGGGGAGGCATGTTGTTTTTGTACTGATATTCAGATTGTGATGTTCATTGCTTTTGCAGTTCTGCTGCCAGAGCTGGAAGTTCAGTTGCTTCACCAATGATACCTCCTTATCCTGGAAGTGTAGCTCGGGCTCGTGACCGTGTTCAAGCTCTTCAAGCCTATTTTCAGCAACCAAGTAATTCACCAGCTGTACGCACTCCTGTTATGTCTGCTACTCGACGATCCAACAATCACAGAGGGTTGGCTCAAGTGGGGCCGGCTGCCTCATCATCTGATCAGGCTGGTGGCTTCTACTTCTATCCTTCAAGTTCTTCAGGAAGAAATTTCCAAGAAGCAGAAAATCCAGTATCAAACAGATATCACGCTTGGGAACGAGAACACTTGCCCGCCTTCCCCTTGAGTCAG is part of the Solanum lycopersicum chromosome 1, SLM_r2.1 genome and harbors:
- the ADBIL gene encoding E3 ubiquitin ligase AdBiL; the protein is MGLNGVDLTDDGDGGGGDVGGGEDKASVVSCSICLEAVTDNGDRSWSKLQCGHQFHLDCIGSAFNIKGQMQCPNCRKIEKGQWLYASGCRPLPDFNMEDWAHDEDLYDLSYTEMSFGVHWCPFSGLTRLPASFDEGELSSSAYHDLLGQHAIFADHTAVSSAAHPCPYIAYVGIHPSSSNSSGSINDGPNFNNHWTSPSVPNEIPASYAFPGMDVHYHSWDHHSSFPMASSRVGTADQSSVPSVTQRVARTNADIPRPGSFVPPFLVGHGSAARAGSSVASPMIPPYPGSVARARDRVQALQAYFQQPSNSPAVRTPVMSATRRSNNHRGLAQVGPAASSSDQAGGFYFYPSSSSGRNFQEAENPVSNRYHAWEREHLPAFPLSQVDRDPIWGPFHHTGVGSDSGSRAGSFRPRHGSERMPSQNRS
- the ADBIL gene encoding E3 ubiquitin ligase AdBiL isoform X1, with the translated sequence MGLNGVDLTDDGDGGGGDVGGGEDKASVVSCSICLEAVTDNGDRSWSKLQCGHQFHLDCIGSAFNIKGQMQCPNCRKIEKGQWLYASGCRPLPDFNMEDWAHDEDLYDLSYTEMVNMSHLLPTVHTSFLSSFNNERVSVTSSVDHDLLGQHAIFADHTAVSSAAHPCPYIAYVGIHPSSSNSSGSINDGPNFNNHWTSPSVPNEIPASYAFPGMDVHYHSWDHHSSFPMASSRVGTADQSSVPSVTQRVARTNADIPRPGSFVPPFLVGHGSAARAGSSVASPMIPPYPGSVARARDRVQALQAYFQQPSNSPAVRTPVMSATRRSNNHRGLAQVGPAASSSDQAGGFYFYPSSSSGRNFQEAENPVSNRYHAWEREHLPAFPLSQVDRDPIWGPFHHTGVGSDSGSRAGSFRPRHGSERMPSQNRS